In Ignavibacteriales bacterium, the following are encoded in one genomic region:
- a CDS encoding DUF1343 domain-containing protein, producing MKRINSKILATIIVGLCLFIGVFLFSGNSQGTAGTLSFHKDGFTLGNEVLLSEKVDLIKGKNIGIITNTSGVVSDGRLFVDLLLADESLNPVKIYSPEHGFEIDDRDVSHVNKRTGLDVVSLYGNKKKPSSGDLSGIDVLVYDIQDVGARFYTFINTMYYCMEAASQNGVKFIVCDRPLIPDANYVDGFMLDDNVQSFVGLLDIPIAYGMTCGELAQYINAEYLGGSCDLEVVQMKNYSRSMEYDDLGITWVKPSPSMYFPSTAGTYQGTCLLEGTDFAEGRGTDRPFEYVGAPYCDGNVLKEAMDKYNFEGVSFEAIEFTPSSITSPSNPPKYVDKNCGGVFINVTDQTKFEPVKVGIALLIELNNNFPGFSWRKDNYIDKLAGTKQLRQMISNGSSYSDIISSYQPSLDQFKKKRKKYLIYN from the coding sequence ATGAAAAGAATAAATTCGAAAATACTCGCGACAATAATAGTCGGTCTGTGTCTATTTATAGGAGTGTTTCTTTTTTCCGGCAATAGTCAGGGAACTGCCGGGACTCTATCATTTCACAAAGATGGATTCACGCTCGGTAATGAGGTTTTATTGTCAGAAAAGGTAGATCTCATAAAAGGAAAGAACATTGGTATTATTACTAATACTAGTGGTGTAGTTTCTGATGGGAGACTTTTTGTTGACCTGCTCTTAGCTGATGAAAGTTTGAACCCGGTTAAAATCTATAGCCCTGAGCATGGATTTGAAATAGATGATCGCGATGTGAGTCATGTAAATAAAAGAACAGGGCTTGATGTAGTTTCACTCTATGGAAACAAGAAAAAGCCCTCCTCCGGTGATCTCTCCGGGATAGACGTACTGGTATATGATATACAGGATGTTGGGGCAAGGTTTTACACGTTCATTAATACTATGTACTATTGTATGGAAGCCGCCTCGCAAAATGGAGTCAAGTTTATAGTCTGTGATAGACCTCTCATTCCCGATGCGAACTATGTAGATGGATTTATGCTCGACGATAATGTTCAGTCATTTGTGGGCTTACTTGATATTCCGATAGCATACGGAATGACGTGCGGCGAGCTGGCGCAATATATCAATGCGGAATACCTCGGCGGATCATGTGACCTTGAAGTCGTACAGATGAAAAACTATTCGCGCTCGATGGAATATGATGACCTCGGGATCACGTGGGTGAAGCCTTCACCCAGTATGTACTTCCCTTCCACTGCCGGTACGTATCAGGGTACATGTCTTCTGGAAGGAACGGACTTCGCGGAAGGAAGAGGAACCGACCGTCCTTTTGAATATGTTGGCGCACCATACTGTGACGGAAATGTATTAAAAGAAGCAATGGATAAATATAATTTCGAAGGCGTGTCATTTGAAGCTATAGAATTCACACCATCATCTATTACCAGCCCGTCCAACCCGCCAAAATATGTGGACAAAAATTGCGGTGGAGTATTTATTAATGTTACCGATCAGACAAAGTTCGAACCGGTTAAAGTTGGCATCGCGCTCCTCATAGAACTCAATAATAATTTCCCCGGCTTTAGCTGGAGAAAAGATAACTATATAGATAAACTCGCCGGAACAAAACAACTTAGACAGATGATCTCGAACGGGTCCTCCTACTCTGACATAATATCCTCATATCAGCCATCTCTTGACCAATTCAAGAAGAAGAGAAAAAAATATCTCATCTATAATTAG
- the panB gene encoding 3-methyl-2-oxobutanoate hydroxymethyltransferase gives MSATSKDNKHITTKVLKQMKERGEKIAMLTAYDYLTAKFLDESGIEIILVGDSLGNVIQGYETTIPVTLEEMIYHTKIVKKGVKNAIVVGDMTFMSYQVGTEDAIRNCGKMLKLTECDAIKMEGGRHITETVRRVVEIGIPVMGHLGLTPQSIHEFGSYKTRGQSEEEAEQIYEDALALEKAGCFSIVLEKIPMDLGKKISEAISIPTIGIGAGPYCDGQVLVLHDMLGMNEEFKPRFVRRYMDFAKDLRGALKSYIKDIKSGDFPSKEESYE, from the coding sequence ATGTCAGCCACCAGTAAAGATAATAAACACATTACCACTAAAGTCCTGAAACAGATGAAGGAGCGCGGTGAAAAGATTGCTATGCTTACAGCATACGATTACCTTACTGCGAAATTTCTCGATGAGAGCGGAATAGAAATAATCCTTGTGGGTGATTCACTTGGTAATGTAATCCAGGGTTATGAGACAACTATCCCGGTTACCCTGGAGGAGATGATATACCATACTAAGATCGTAAAGAAGGGAGTGAAAAATGCAATTGTAGTTGGAGATATGACTTTTATGAGCTACCAGGTGGGTACGGAAGACGCAATTAGAAACTGTGGGAAGATGCTAAAGTTGACTGAATGTGATGCTATTAAAATGGAGGGTGGAAGGCATATTACAGAAACGGTGAGGAGGGTTGTCGAGATTGGTATTCCTGTAATGGGACATTTAGGATTGACGCCGCAATCAATACATGAATTCGGTTCTTATAAAACCCGGGGACAGTCGGAAGAAGAAGCAGAGCAGATTTATGAAGACGCATTAGCACTGGAAAAAGCCGGATGCTTTTCAATAGTTCTTGAAAAGATTCCTATGGATCTTGGCAAAAAAATATCGGAAGCCATTTCTATCCCAACTATAGGTATCGGTGCGGGACCTTATTGTGACGGACAGGTGCTGGTGCTTCACGACATGCTGGGTATGAATGAAGAATTCAAACCGAGATTTGTCAGACGTTATATGGATTTTGCGAAAGACTTGCGGGGAGCGCTTAAATCCTACATTAAAGACATAAAAAGCGGGGATTTTCCTTCTAAAGAGGAAAGCTACGAGTAA
- a CDS encoding leucyl aminopeptidase has protein sequence MKVTYSKGLPKADAYMFLCFEDGKKISERLKGIEKLLSVKFQKESIEDFEGKETENDLLYAGGKRIIISGVGPKGKCDLEKLRKACSRGIKIAGALKVDSVAIQIFDEDFSGCSYEDIAIAQTESCIMRLYRFDRYYTYKDYEKIELKQLIFFSDSKSKHHKEFAEGVRIGNILGESTNLARDLGNEPSNIASPKYIANFIKKQGAKLKYSVKVFGKKELEKMKAGCILGVAQGSSFEPQFVVMEYKGGKATDKPYAIIGKGVTFDSGGISLKPPSGMDQMKMDMCGAAAVVGTFDAAARLKLKVNLVGLIPLVENMPDGNSFRPGDILTALNGSTVEIQNTDAEGRLILADALSYAAKYKPKYAIDLATLTGAAVIALGHYATIAISNDNELTKKLIKSGEKTYERVWELPSWDEYDKLIDSDIADVTNVGKGRQAGSIVAGMFLKRFVKDYKWTHLDIAGTAMNAKPTEYIPSHATGVGVRLLIDLIRNDN, from the coding sequence ATGAAAGTTACTTATAGTAAGGGGCTGCCGAAAGCAGATGCATACATGTTTCTGTGTTTCGAAGATGGGAAAAAAATTAGTGAAAGGCTGAAAGGAATTGAAAAACTTCTTTCAGTGAAGTTTCAAAAAGAAAGCATCGAAGACTTTGAAGGCAAGGAGACTGAGAATGATCTTCTATATGCCGGTGGAAAGAGGATTATAATTTCGGGAGTTGGTCCAAAAGGTAAATGTGATCTGGAAAAGCTCAGGAAAGCCTGTTCCAGGGGTATAAAAATTGCTGGCGCGCTTAAAGTAGATTCAGTAGCTATCCAGATTTTTGATGAAGATTTTAGCGGGTGCAGTTATGAGGATATTGCAATCGCTCAAACAGAAAGTTGTATTATGAGATTATATAGATTTGATAGATACTACACATATAAGGATTATGAAAAAATAGAATTAAAGCAGTTAATATTTTTTTCCGACAGCAAAAGTAAACACCACAAAGAATTTGCTGAAGGTGTAAGAATAGGTAATATCCTCGGTGAATCCACAAACCTTGCCAGGGACCTTGGTAACGAACCGTCGAATATTGCCAGTCCAAAGTATATCGCCAATTTTATAAAAAAGCAGGGCGCGAAACTAAAATATTCCGTCAAGGTGTTCGGTAAAAAAGAACTTGAGAAAATGAAGGCAGGGTGCATTCTTGGGGTTGCCCAGGGAAGCAGTTTCGAACCTCAATTCGTGGTAATGGAATATAAAGGTGGAAAAGCAACTGATAAACCGTATGCAATCATAGGTAAAGGAGTAACATTCGACTCAGGGGGTATATCACTAAAACCACCTTCCGGGATGGACCAGATGAAGATGGATATGTGCGGAGCGGCTGCTGTCGTAGGCACGTTTGATGCCGCAGCAAGGCTCAAGTTAAAAGTAAATCTCGTCGGACTGATTCCGCTTGTCGAAAATATGCCGGATGGTAATTCTTTCAGACCGGGAGATATATTAACTGCGCTTAACGGATCTACTGTTGAGATACAAAATACTGATGCTGAGGGAAGATTGATACTGGCAGATGCTCTATCATATGCAGCAAAATACAAGCCCAAATATGCGATTGATCTTGCAACATTGACAGGTGCCGCTGTGATTGCACTAGGACACTACGCCACCATAGCTATTTCTAACGACAATGAATTGACGAAGAAATTAATTAAGTCAGGTGAAAAAACTTATGAAAGAGTGTGGGAACTCCCGTCTTGGGATGAATATGACAAGCTGATCGATTCGGACATTGCCGACGTAACTAATGTAGGAAAAGGTAGACAGGCAGGCTCAATAGTTGCAGGTATGTTCCTGAAACGGTTTGTAAAAGATTATAAATGGACCCATCTGGATATAGCGGGTACTGCCATGAATGCAAAACCGACTGAATATATTCCTTCACACGCGACAGGTGTGGGTGTGAGATTATTGATAGACCTGATCAGAAACGACAATTGA
- a CDS encoding DUF839 domain-containing protein codes for MKNTLEELIHKRISRRDALKGMAFLTAGAILPTAFFNSNFTDTKSIPKAPAILDKGSGVFFNPIPPSDIDALVLPEGFKYSVVRQWGDNISDTEMFGFNNDFVVFLPIDKLQGGNSSTDGILFVNNEYTHPVFVSDYPDSDYKAKKAKTKDQILAEKMSVGISIFRVKRTDSGWEFVNDSVYNRRIDATMPVILSGKGAGTPEMGNSFEAMGTLANCSGGVTPWGTVLSGEENYQDCMPDGSYRWTGYGEDMIPEHYGWVVEVDPFDKSKPAKKRTSLGRFHHENVAVGITKDGRAAAYMGDDIINECVYKFISAKKYDPDNREANMDILDDGDLYVADFENNKWQLLDYEKRSELKSEFKSQADVLVNCEKAAKLVGGTECNRAEDIEISPVDNSLYVSFTNNSKKKDYNGSIVRIVEDNDDHGSGSFTWEVFATGSVESGFSCPDNLTFDSKGNLWVLCDISESSMNKGVYEPFKNNSLFMIPTQGENKGEAFRFAAAPKDAEMCGGNFTPDESTMFISVQHPGGGSETKENPTSRWPNYGDDIPRPAVIAITGFK; via the coding sequence ATGAAAAACACTCTCGAAGAACTAATACATAAGCGTATATCACGCAGAGATGCGTTAAAAGGAATGGCATTTCTAACTGCCGGCGCTATACTACCCACAGCTTTTTTTAATTCCAATTTTACTGATACTAAAAGTATACCAAAAGCTCCGGCTATACTCGATAAAGGGTCAGGCGTTTTCTTCAATCCTATACCGCCCTCCGACATAGATGCCTTAGTCTTACCGGAAGGTTTTAAATACAGCGTCGTGCGTCAATGGGGTGATAATATCTCCGATACGGAGATGTTCGGATTTAACAACGATTTTGTTGTTTTTTTACCAATTGATAAGCTCCAGGGAGGTAATAGCTCCACAGATGGGATCCTCTTTGTTAATAATGAATATACTCATCCCGTTTTTGTTAGTGATTACCCTGACAGTGATTACAAAGCCAAAAAGGCAAAGACGAAGGACCAAATCCTTGCAGAGAAGATGAGCGTCGGTATTTCGATATTCCGCGTCAAACGAACCGATAGCGGATGGGAATTCGTAAATGATTCGGTTTACAATAGGCGAATAGATGCTACAATGCCCGTTATACTCTCCGGCAAAGGAGCCGGCACTCCCGAAATGGGAAACTCGTTCGAAGCCATGGGAACACTTGCGAACTGTAGCGGAGGAGTAACCCCGTGGGGCACCGTATTAAGCGGTGAAGAAAATTACCAGGATTGCATGCCGGACGGTTCCTACAGATGGACCGGATATGGGGAAGACATGATACCCGAGCATTATGGATGGGTGGTAGAAGTAGATCCATTCGATAAAAGTAAGCCCGCAAAGAAGCGCACTTCGCTGGGTCGTTTCCACCATGAAAATGTTGCTGTAGGAATTACAAAAGATGGAAGAGCCGCAGCATATATGGGAGATGACATCATTAACGAATGTGTTTACAAGTTCATCTCCGCAAAAAAATACGATCCGGATAATCGCGAAGCAAATATGGACATACTCGATGACGGCGATCTATATGTGGCAGATTTTGAGAATAACAAATGGCAATTACTGGATTATGAAAAGAGGTCTGAGCTTAAAAGTGAATTCAAGTCACAGGCTGATGTGCTGGTAAATTGTGAAAAGGCTGCAAAACTAGTTGGCGGTACAGAGTGCAACCGTGCGGAAGATATAGAAATCAGTCCAGTTGATAATTCGCTATACGTATCATTCACAAATAATTCCAAAAAGAAAGATTACAACGGAAGTATAGTAAGAATAGTAGAGGATAATGATGACCACGGAAGCGGGTCGTTTACATGGGAAGTATTCGCAACGGGAAGCGTAGAAAGCGGGTTTTCATGCCCGGACAATCTTACATTCGATAGTAAAGGAAATCTCTGGGTACTCTGCGACATATCAGAAAGCAGTATGAACAAGGGGGTTTATGAGCCATTTAAGAATAACTCGCTATTTATGATACCGACACAGGGTGAAAACAAAGGGGAAGCATTCAGATTTGCCGCAGCTCCTAAAGATGCAGAGATGTGCGGAGGAAATTTCACCCCGGATGAATCTACAATGTTCATTTCCGTCCAGCATCCAGGCGGAGGATCAGAAACGAAAGAAAATCCAACAAGCCGCTGGCCAAATTACGGGGATGATATTCCACGACCCGCTGTAATTGCAATAACCGGATTTAAGTAG
- a CDS encoding Glu/Leu/Phe/Val dehydrogenase codes for MALPSKAPHFFDNVNNYFNNAAKLTHHPEGLLRQINLCNSVYGFQFPLKKSDGKYEVIQAWRVEHSHHKLPVKGGIRYSLLVNEDEVKALAALMTYKCALVDVPFGGAKGGIKIDPSRYTEEQLEKITRRYTVELIHKNFIGPGIDVPAPDYGTGSREMAWIADTYMTFSHGQLDTMACVTGKPLSQHGIRGRTEATGRGVYFGVREAVADVDTMKKLGLTPGIADKRVVVQGLGNVGYYSAKYLQQDGAVIIAIAEYEGGIFDPNGLDVEEVAKHRRETGSILNFKNAQNIEPTAATLEIECDILVPAALENQIHFHNAGNINAKIIAEAANGPVTPEAEHLLLGKGVFIIPDLYLNAGGVTVSYFEWLKNISHVAFGRIGKRYAEYANARMAHLIEDASHIQFTQSQLSDVVKGAGEADLVDSGLEEVMVTAYHQILDVKRKYNVSDLRTAAFINAINKIAISYMDLGIFP; via the coding sequence ATGGCTTTACCATCCAAGGCACCGCATTTTTTTGACAATGTAAATAATTATTTCAATAATGCCGCTAAGCTAACTCATCATCCCGAAGGATTGCTCAGGCAAATAAATCTATGCAACAGTGTGTATGGGTTTCAATTTCCCCTTAAGAAATCGGATGGGAAATATGAGGTTATTCAGGCGTGGAGAGTTGAACATTCACATCATAAGCTTCCTGTTAAAGGTGGTATAAGATACAGTTTGTTGGTGAATGAAGATGAGGTAAAAGCACTCGCCGCGCTCATGACATACAAATGCGCTCTGGTTGATGTACCTTTTGGTGGAGCCAAAGGGGGAATTAAAATAGACCCGTCGAGATATACTGAAGAGCAACTGGAAAAGATAACGCGCCGTTACACAGTCGAATTGATACATAAGAATTTCATCGGACCTGGTATAGACGTACCCGCCCCCGATTACGGTACAGGTTCACGCGAAATGGCATGGATAGCTGATACGTATATGACATTTAGTCACGGACAGCTTGACACTATGGCATGCGTTACAGGTAAACCGCTTTCACAGCATGGAATAAGAGGTAGAACTGAAGCAACCGGAAGAGGCGTTTACTTTGGTGTCAGAGAAGCCGTTGCCGATGTAGATACTATGAAAAAACTTGGACTTACTCCGGGGATTGCCGATAAGAGGGTAGTAGTGCAGGGATTGGGTAATGTAGGCTATTACTCTGCTAAGTATTTACAGCAGGACGGTGCCGTTATAATAGCAATAGCTGAATATGAAGGCGGTATCTTCGATCCGAATGGATTGGATGTTGAGGAGGTTGCCAAACATCGCAGAGAAACCGGTTCCATTTTGAATTTTAAGAATGCGCAAAATATAGAGCCGACAGCCGCAACACTTGAAATAGAATGCGACATACTTGTGCCAGCCGCGCTCGAAAACCAGATACATTTTCACAACGCAGGAAATATAAATGCCAAAATAATTGCCGAAGCTGCTAACGGTCCCGTAACCCCGGAAGCCGAGCATCTTCTTCTTGGCAAAGGAGTATTTATTATTCCAGACCTGTATCTCAATGCCGGCGGTGTGACGGTTTCTTATTTTGAATGGCTGAAAAATATTTCTCATGTGGCTTTCGGTAGAATAGGTAAGCGTTATGCCGAATATGCAAACGCGCGTATGGCTCACCTTATTGAAGATGCATCACACATACAGTTTACTCAGAGCCAGCTCTCCGACGTTGTAAAAGGCGCTGGTGAGGCTGACCTTGTCGATTCCGGACTTGAAGAGGTGATGGTCACTGCTTATCATCAGATATTGGATGTAAAAAGAAAATATAACGTCAGTGACTTAAGAACTGCGGCGTTCATTAATGCGATTAACAAAATAGCTATTTCATATATGGACCTGGGAATATTCCCGTAA
- the lpxA gene encoding acyl-ACP--UDP-N-acetylglucosamine O-acyltransferase, with protein sequence MELTKISDKAKIGENLSIGEFSIINDDVEIGNNCEIGNHVVIENGARIADNVKIGHGTIIGGVPQDLKFEGEMTTVEIGEGTTIREYTTINRGTKHSGTTKVGKNCFIMSYVHVAHDCVIGDNVIIANAVNMAGHVEIDDQVFVGGLVALHQFIKLGKHIMIGAACKAVKDIPPYILAGSEPLKYEGVNIVGLRRKGFTNEQIGNIRDAYDTIYRSGLNVSDAVKKIKLEMQMTDEVNEILKFIENSNRGILRG encoded by the coding sequence ATGGAATTAACGAAGATCAGTGATAAGGCAAAGATAGGTGAAAACCTAAGCATTGGGGAATTTAGTATTATAAACGACGACGTCGAGATCGGCAATAATTGTGAAATTGGAAATCACGTAGTGATAGAGAATGGCGCAAGAATTGCCGATAATGTAAAGATAGGGCATGGTACTATCATTGGGGGAGTACCCCAGGACCTGAAGTTCGAAGGCGAGATGACTACTGTCGAGATTGGTGAAGGTACTACTATCAGAGAATACACAACGATAAACCGCGGGACGAAACACAGCGGTACAACAAAAGTCGGGAAGAACTGCTTCATTATGAGCTATGTGCATGTAGCTCACGATTGTGTGATAGGCGATAACGTCATTATCGCAAATGCGGTGAATATGGCGGGACACGTAGAGATAGACGATCAGGTTTTTGTAGGCGGTCTTGTAGCACTTCATCAATTTATAAAACTAGGCAAACACATAATGATCGGCGCGGCATGTAAAGCGGTGAAGGATATTCCTCCATACATACTTGCCGGTAGTGAGCCGCTAAAATATGAAGGTGTTAATATCGTCGGATTGAGACGGAAGGGATTTACCAACGAGCAGATAGGTAATATAAGGGATGCATACGATACGATATACAGGTCGGGGCTTAATGTATCGGATGCCGTAAAGAAAATAAAATTGGAAATGCAGATGACTGATGAAGTAAACGAGATATTGAAATTCATCGAAAATAGCAACCGCGGTATCCTTCGCGGATAA
- a CDS encoding bifunctional oligoribonuclease/PAP phosphatase NrnA: protein MSVKYAELNDIFDSSSKIVLTTHVIPDGDAIGSEMALKRFLEKKYRNPQVINHSQTPGNLKFLDKDDSIRVFENDRDENEELITDADLIVILDTNEYSRTRSMEQSLINSDAKKICIDHHQDIKPENFNFAISDPESPSTCQILYDYLITEHPDTIDKNISEALYTGIITDTGSFRYPRTTEETFLSCAELVRRGADPVGIYERVYNENSINKIRLMAKYLESFEFHFDNKVGLGMITDKDFLETEADQTDIEGFSSIMMSIKGIVMSIMLVELPHSIKISLRSKGEVIKVNEIAKEFGGGGHINAAGASYFKGDLSELKTKVLSVTRGYLNKII, encoded by the coding sequence ATGAGTGTAAAATACGCCGAGCTAAACGATATATTTGATTCGAGTAGTAAAATAGTACTTACTACTCATGTAATTCCGGACGGCGATGCTATTGGGAGTGAGATGGCTCTGAAGAGGTTCCTTGAAAAAAAGTATAGAAATCCCCAAGTAATCAACCACTCACAGACTCCCGGTAATTTAAAATTCCTCGATAAAGATGATTCGATAAGGGTCTTTGAAAACGATAGGGATGAAAACGAGGAATTAATAACCGATGCCGACCTGATTGTAATACTTGATACAAATGAATATTCCCGCACTCGCTCGATGGAGCAAAGTTTAATTAACTCGGACGCAAAAAAGATCTGTATTGACCATCATCAGGATATTAAGCCTGAAAATTTTAATTTTGCGATCTCGGACCCCGAATCTCCCTCAACCTGTCAGATACTATATGACTATCTGATCACCGAGCACCCGGATACTATAGATAAAAATATCTCCGAAGCTCTCTATACGGGTATAATAACAGATACTGGTTCTTTCAGATATCCTCGGACGACTGAAGAGACATTCTTGAGTTGCGCAGAACTCGTGAGACGGGGAGCGGATCCTGTCGGAATATATGAGAGAGTTTATAACGAGAACAGTATAAATAAGATCCGGCTCATGGCAAAGTATCTAGAAAGCTTTGAGTTTCATTTCGATAATAAAGTTGGACTTGGAATGATAACCGATAAAGACTTTCTTGAAACAGAGGCAGACCAAACGGACATCGAGGGGTTTTCGAGTATAATGATGAGCATAAAAGGGATTGTAATGAGTATTATGCTGGTTGAGTTGCCGCACAGCATAAAGATATCACTCAGATCAAAAGGTGAAGTAATAAAAGTCAATGAGATTGCAAAAGAGTTTGGCGGTGGAGGTCATATAAATGCCGCGGGCGCATCATATTTCAAAGGCGATCTGTCAGAGCTAAAAACAAAAGTTTTATCTGTCACCAGAGGATATTTAAATAAAATTATATAA
- a CDS encoding glycosyltransferase family 2 protein — protein MQRKNNNLTSEEKKKNTSSDDKKTPSNGRQGKRRQPTFRRRRSGHYNVNKKRDVQKPDEKTSDTNEESRVNYGKLVPSNQMVSVVIPLYNEEESLMELSLKLYHVLDRLQCNYEVIFVDDGSTDDSFKKIKEINSKNARFHCIRFRRNYGKSAALAAGFKEAKGDIVITMDADLQDDPDEIPELIQKLNEGYDLVTGWKKVRYDPFIKKHTSKLFNFVTSKVSGVKLHDFNCGLKAYKKDVVKSVKIYGEMHRYVPALAHLSGFKVTEKPVKHHARKYGVTKFGPSRFLNGFLDLMTVAFTMKFMSRPLHLFGILGFLSFICGFIIMAYLTFMKYVEGMSISDRPLFLVGILFTIVGVQFLSLGLIAEMITKTASREEDYLIESKL, from the coding sequence ATGCAAAGGAAAAACAATAATTTAACAAGCGAAGAGAAAAAGAAAAATACATCTTCAGACGATAAAAAGACTCCCTCCAATGGACGTCAAGGAAAGAGACGCCAGCCTACATTCAGACGCCGTAGGAGCGGTCATTATAATGTAAATAAGAAGAGAGATGTTCAGAAACCGGATGAAAAAACTTCAGACACAAATGAGGAAAGTCGTGTAAATTACGGTAAACTTGTTCCCTCCAACCAGATGGTTTCCGTTGTAATTCCACTCTACAACGAAGAAGAATCCCTAATGGAGCTTTCGTTAAAGCTATATCATGTGCTGGACAGGCTTCAGTGCAATTATGAGGTCATATTCGTAGATGATGGCAGTACGGATGATTCGTTCAAGAAAATTAAAGAGATAAATTCCAAGAATGCGCGTTTTCATTGTATAAGGTTCAGGAGGAATTACGGCAAGTCTGCCGCTTTGGCTGCCGGGTTTAAGGAGGCAAAAGGCGACATCGTTATTACAATGGATGCTGATCTTCAGGATGACCCGGATGAAATTCCCGAGCTGATACAAAAACTGAATGAAGGCTATGACCTTGTGACCGGTTGGAAAAAAGTCCGCTACGACCCATTCATTAAGAAGCACACTTCAAAGCTTTTTAATTTTGTGACGTCTAAAGTATCGGGAGTTAAACTCCATGACTTCAATTGTGGTCTGAAAGCATACAAAAAGGATGTTGTGAAATCCGTGAAGATATACGGTGAAATGCATAGGTACGTACCGGCACTGGCTCACCTTTCGGGATTTAAAGTTACTGAAAAGCCTGTGAAACATCATGCCAGAAAGTATGGGGTAACAAAATTTGGTCCCAGCCGTTTCTTAAACGGATTCCTTGACCTGATGACCGTTGCATTTACAATGAAGTTCATGAGCAGACCGCTTCATCTTTTCGGAATACTGGGATTTTTGAGCTTTATCTGCGGATTCATTATAATGGCGTACCTTACATTTATGAAGTACGTCGAGGGAATGTCGATCAGCGACCGCCCATTATTTTTGGTGGGTATTTTATTTACAATTGTAGGTGTACAATTTTTATCTCTCGGTTTAATAGCGGAAATGATCACTAAGACTGCCTCACGAGAGGAAGATTATCTCATCGAATCTAAACTATAG